A segment of the Salmo trutta chromosome 3, fSalTru1.1, whole genome shotgun sequence genome:
GACTGTCATTCATAAAACTCCAAGCAGCAGCACTCTGACACCTAAGCACTTGGTGTTGAAGGATGGGCAAGTTAATGCCTCTTAACCATAATCCGTGGACAAACAATAGGACGGGTCTTTGCAAATTACACAAGGTAAATGTTATATTGAGGTGACGCCAACCTGTTTTAGTATCACGATCAAAACCTGGCTTACGCAGTGTTCCCAGTCCACTCACCTGTGAAGAGGAAGAAGATGAGCACCATGATGGAGGTGTAGCCAAAGTAGAGGATGGTGCTGGCGGCTCCTACGATCTGCAGCTTGGAGAAGAAGTAGTGGACGGCGTAGACAAACAGGTAGACGGCCGTGAAGCCGCTGGTCAGGAAGGAGCGCCACCACCAGTGGTAGTCCTACAGGAAACAGGGCTTAGGTTAGGCTACAGACAGTGACAGTCTGACTGTAAACAGTCGAATACATTATCATTACGTAAGTAGTAAGCCAGCAGTCGAAATTAAGTCATTGTGATGTCATTTCCACCCATTTCGCCCACTGGGAAGTCCCAGGAAACTCTACCctggaaaatgtttgtaatgtTCCTTCGTAGTACACCACAATCCACATTTGAGTAACTTTACACCTAAACGTTTCAGTAGGCCATTACACTGAGAGAAAGACCCGTGAACAGTAGTTTCCTCTCACCTCTGCACACAAGTGGAAGTAGCACAGCAGGATGGTGGCCTCAGAGCAggtgatgaggaggatgatgaagaCCAGGAAGAGGAAACCAAACATGTAGTACATCTGGTGAGACCTGGAACAgaagataaaaaaatatacatgttAACTTTATTACATCAATCATCAACCAGAAAGATAAGACACCGACAGATGGTCGGACAGATGACAGACACACAATTGTATtactgttccccccccccccccccccccccctaccagATGCTGTTGAGGATGAAGAAGAGCTGGATGAAGATGCAGCCGAAGGGCAGGATGCCCCCCATGACGATGCCGGGGACAGGCTTGGTGAAGAAGGACTGTTCTGGGATCTGTCTGGGGATCTGGTTGGTTCTCACTGGCTGCTCAATGGCCTGTAAAATGGAGCAAGACAGAGGGGTGATAACTCACCAAGACATGGAAAGTTGTACGCAatataacaaaaaaataaaagtcTGGGTATTAACGTGGACAAAATATCAGGGTCCGTAGTAATAATCCATCTTAAAGTAGGACTGCTGGTCTAGGATCCGTTTTGTAATTGAGATTACATGGACAGAGGGGGGGGGCTCTGATTTTGGACTCACAGGTTTCTTGAAGCCGAAGTAGGCGCCGACGAAGGTGAGGGGCACGGAGATGCCAAACCACAGAGCTAAGATCGCTACTAGCGTGCCGAAGGGGATGGCAGCCGACGATCCCTCCACCCACAGGATCAAGTTCATCAGGAAGAAGTCTGCAAATACAATCctggagggggagcgagagaaagaaagaaaggagagatgtGAAGCCTCTGTACACATCTCCCTGTTAAGGAGGAGAGTGTGTCAAATGAATGCGGCTTTGGATGCTACAGTAtgaggcgtcattgtaaataagaatttgttcttaaatgacttgcctagttaaatgacttttttttttttaaatgagaacAGCCGACCTACCCTGGACACAACAGTGCTGTCAACAGGACATTGGTCTTCCATTTCTCACCACCGAAAGCTGAGGACACACAGGAAAATAAGGGTTCAAATTATAAGCTGTAAACAGGGCATACAGATTAGAGAGACTGTTCAGGCAGAACACAAATACATATCTAACTGAATGGTTGGATGGAATGTCATGGTCCTGAAGTGACAACGATCTGGCTCTCCATTTATATCGTACCTTTCTAAAACTCTAATCTCATTTTGTTCATTCACGTGTGGTacgctgatgtgtgtgtgtgtctgtaaacgAGGCTTACTCTTGTAGAGGCGGGCGGACACGTATCCTGCAGGGGTCCCGAGCAGAACCCACAGCACCACAGAACAGGTCATCAGAGCCCCTCGGTTAGCTGGAGACAGGAACCCCAGGCAGGCCAGGACTAGAGGAGGCAAACCTACATCACTACACAGAATACCCATACTACAGTTGTACTACCACTATTACTCAAGTAAAATAAGAGACGGTAATAACTAGTACACGAAATAAAAACTATTCTGAAGACGCTGTAATGCATTGCGAGTTTACATTGCTTATTAAAGTATCTGAGGAAGAGTTACTTACAGAGGGTGATGAAGGTCATGATGAAGATCTGGGTTCCCTGGCCGAGGAACACAGAAAGAAGCATGCCCTTCCTGGGAGGCCGGAACACATCCCCGTGCACCTGCTTCCACCCAGACTCCTCCTGGGCATCCTCCTATTGGGTTAGAGTGAATCACAACCAATCAGAACCAAGAGAACGGTCAAAGTTATGCACATTTAAATTGCTTTGTTACAGATCAGCCAAATCACCAAGAGTGAGTCATTAGCCTATCTTCCAGCTTGTCTAACACATGCCAgtgcagcaaaaaaaaaaaacattaagacACATGACGTTACCACATTAGCCAATGGCTGTAAAATATGGTGTAGACATGAACTCTCAGCTTAGCCGAAAAGCAGACAAACATTGatggaatcttttttttttttttactcaaatgaCTTGGCAGCTGTAAAATGATAGCCTGCACTACACCATATTTTAAAATATTTAAGTTTTATGACGCCTCAAGAGACGGCTCCCAGAAATCACACCACCAATCCCCAGTTTGTGCTCAAATGGCTTTCGATAAGCTTACATAGGATATGGATTTTCCTTGTGTTGATGGAACCTTTATCAAGTCTCCCTGTGAATGTGAAATGTTACAAGGGTTTCATTCTTGTGGGTCGGTAAGAAACAGAACACACATGAACGTTTGGCAGACAAATCCTCTGCTATGTCCGTCTCACCCATTCACTCTCGATGGATTCATTTGCGTACAATAGAATAATCTGGTTTACCTGGTCCACCTGGTTATACCTGGCGATGTCCTTGTGCAGGGTCCTCAGCATTATCATAGCCACCATGCCAGACAGGAAGAGCACGATGACCAGAGAGTTCATGATGCTGGAAAGAACATAAGACATACACCATAAACATGACTAACAGCAGCGGAGGAGCACCATATTCTAATCTACTGCATAACAGCACTGGAATGGGAATATTTAACATGACTAAAGTTCCTATCACATTTAGAGCGATCAACACAATGTTTAGCATATTTGGAGTTTCTGTTAGACACATGAGTTCCAGTGTTCTGTTTGTGACATTTAAGATGTGGGTTGATGGTCACTAAACTTGATGCTGTATGTTATGGATTAAACCGATATCTATTGATAGTGACTGACGTCAGACTGGAGGTACAAGGACAGAGGACTTACTGATTATTATTGTATTTTGTGAAACACTGACTTTGTAGCAGCACTACCTTTTGTTTTGACTTCCTACAAGCTTCTCgggctggtgtttacagaacatgGGTCTGCCTATTAGGATATAAGGGCTTTCTCAGAGAAGGCCTGTTAGACATTTTCTCTACTGTAAgatttggccgtcattgtaaaataaaaatgtgttcttaactgacttgcccaatTAAACATGATAATAAAAAGTCTTATGAGGGCTGTCTTGAGACCTAACGGACCTGAACCACTGGATGTTGGTGTGAGGCATTGAGACCAAAATGTAATCCCATCTGGAGGCCCACTTGATGTCATTGTTTTCCTGTGAATGAAGAAAGTATTATTCGCAAAAGAGAATACTTCAATGCTTCTATGAACTATGCTGAGGACCACACAAA
Coding sequences within it:
- the LOC115172903 gene encoding transmembrane 9 superfamily member 2 isoform X1 — its product is MKTRIDMDFVLVFTLVAFSTCSGFYLPGLAPVSFCEEGKGGDDCQTLIQLFVNRLDSVESVLPYEYDVFDFCKDDNERRPSENLGQVLFGERIETSPYKFSFKKDVKCQELCTKVYVKGKPEDKNMLDFLKRGMQLNYQHHWIVDNMPVTWCYDVEDGQKYCNPGFPIGCLVTIDGRAKDACVINSEFNKKNTFYVFNHVAIKITYHNGEGEGWRGARLVAATLEPKSIKNVDAEKPTCEGLPMEVPAEFDSDLKITYTYSVTFEENNDIKWASRWDYILVSMPHTNIQWFSIMNSLVIVLFLSGMVAMIMLRTLHKDIARYNQVDQGDLIKVPSTQGKSISYEDAQEESGWKQVHGDVFRPPRKGMLLSVFLGQGTQIFIMTFITLFLACLGFLSPANRGALMTCSVVLWVLLGTPAGYVSARLYKTFGGEKWKTNVLLTALLCPGIVFADFFLMNLILWVEGSSAAIPFGTLVAILALWFGISVPLTFVGAYFGFKKPAIEQPVRTNQIPRQIPEQSFFTKPVPGIVMGGILPFGCIFIQLFFILNSIWSHQMYYMFGFLFLVFIILLITCSEATILLCYFHLCAEDYHWWWRSFLTSGFTAVYLFVYAVHYFFSKLQIVGAASTILYFGYTSIMVLIFFLFTGTIGFFACFWFVNKIYSVVKVD
- the LOC115172903 gene encoding transmembrane 9 superfamily member 2 isoform X2, which gives rise to MKTRIDMDFVLVFTLVAFSTCSGFYLPGLAPVSFCEEGKGGDDCQTLIQLFVNRLDSVESVLPYEYDVFDFCKDDNERRPSENLGQVLFGERIETSPYKFSFKKDVKCQELCTKVYVKGKPEDKNMLDFLKRGMQLNYQHHWIVDNMPVTWCYDVEDGQKYCNPGFPIGCLVTIDGRAKDACVINSEFNKKNTFYVFNHVAIKITYHNGEGEGWRGARLVAATLEPKSIKNVDAEKPTCEGLPMEVPAEFDSDLKITYTYSVTFEENNDIKWASRWDYILVSMPHTNIQWFSIMNSLVIVLFLSGMVAMIMLRTLHKDIARYNQVDQEDAQEESGWKQVHGDVFRPPRKGMLLSVFLGQGTQIFIMTFITLFLACLGFLSPANRGALMTCSVVLWVLLGTPAGYVSARLYKTFGGEKWKTNVLLTALLCPGIVFADFFLMNLILWVEGSSAAIPFGTLVAILALWFGISVPLTFVGAYFGFKKPAIEQPVRTNQIPRQIPEQSFFTKPVPGIVMGGILPFGCIFIQLFFILNSIWSHQMYYMFGFLFLVFIILLITCSEATILLCYFHLCAEDYHWWWRSFLTSGFTAVYLFVYAVHYFFSKLQIVGAASTILYFGYTSIMVLIFFLFTGTIGFFACFWFVNKIYSVVKVD